From Medicago truncatula cultivar Jemalong A17 chromosome 7, MtrunA17r5.0-ANR, whole genome shotgun sequence, a single genomic window includes:
- the LOC11432395 gene encoding isochorismate synthase, chloroplastic yields the protein MVRKLLRIQHLFAQLTGRLRSEEDEFEILSSLHPSPAVCGFPTEEAQLLIAETEVFDRGMYAGPVGWFGGGESDFAVGIRSALVEQELGALIYAGTGIDEGSNPYLEWDELELKTSKECLSVNAYIHRKRLLAIHQVA from the exons ATGGTCAGAAAACTACTGAGGATCCAACATTTATTTGCTCAACTAACTGGCAGGTTAAGAAGTGAAGAGGATGAG tttgaaattTTGTCATCACTTCACCCAAGTCCCGCAGTTTGTGGATTTCCAACAGAAGAGGCACAACTTTTAATTGCAGAAACAG AAGTGTTTGATCGAGGAATGTATGCTGGACCTGTTGGTTGGTTTGGAGGAGGAGAGAGTGACTTTGCCGTTGGCATCAGATCAGCATTGGTGGAACAG GAACTAGGTGCTTTGATATATGCAGGGACAGGAATAGATGAAGGAAGCAATCCATACTTGGAGTGGGATGAGCTAGAACTCAAGACATCTAAGGAGTGTTTGTCTGTCAATGCATACATTCACCGCAAACGATTGCTAGCAA TTCACCAAGTTGCTTAA